The proteins below are encoded in one region of Phaseolus vulgaris cultivar G19833 chromosome 1, P. vulgaris v2.0, whole genome shotgun sequence:
- the LOC137813597 gene encoding UPF0496 protein At3g19330-like, protein MLECVSVRPSTPNTNTSLPTPSHPNSQGNSTEVEEDEEEEESKEDEDASTASPNVSREFHRAVQAHSYNEIRSMIQAPSQVHDLHDEDSHHRYVLSQVLQPDSNSVREALAKSKPSSNLTRLVSTYFDYSETTSDFCLRLHLTILRARNLYEPLSRLLAVLPADGPPLSQAQCDRAYDLFLQFDSQENPFALARLHQLRDSFTHLKGDIQRDLRKCHSRIRMFRHATAGCAVISVAAVAAVAFVAAHAAIGFAAVVAAPLCVPRQKTRNLARLKQLEAAENGTLVVNDINTIDSLVDRLQTAVEADKAFVRFALERGRERHPIQEVLKQLRKNQPVLEHLLGDLEQHIFFCFYSVNKARYALLKEICHHQTL, encoded by the exons ATGCTGGAATGCGTCTCAGTGAGACCTTCtactcccaacaccaacacttCTCTTCCCACACCTTCCCATCCCAATTCTCAAG GGAACTCCACGGAAgtagaagaagatgaagaagaagaagaatcaaAAGAAGATGAAGACGCTTCCACCGCAAGCCCAAACGTGTCGCGAGAGTTCCACCGGGCCGTTCAGGCCCACTCCTACAACGAGATCCGCTCCATGATCCAGGCGCCTTCGCAGGTCCACGACCTCCATGACGAAGACTCCCACCACCGCTACGTCCTATCCCAGGTCCTCCAACCGGACTCCAACAGCGTTCGCGAAGCCCTCGCCAAGTCCAAACCCAGCAGTAACCTCACGCGCCTCGTCTCCACTTACTTCGACTACAGCGAAACCACCTCCGACTTCTGTCTCCGCCTCCACCTCACCATCCTCCGCGCGCGCAACCTCTACGAGCCGCTCTCCCGTCTCCTCGCCGTCCTCCCCGCCGACGGGCCGCCGCTCTCCCAGGCCCAGTGCGACCGCGCCTATGACCTCTTCCTCCAATTCGACAGCCAGGAGAATCCCTTCGCGCTCGCTCGCCTCCACCAGCTCCGCGACAGCTTCACCCACCTCAAGGGCGACATCCAGCGCGACCTCCGCAAGTGCCACTCGCGAATCCGCATGTTCCGCCACGCTACCGCCGGCTGCGCTGTTATTTCCGTCGCCGCAGTTGCCGCCGTCGCCTTTGTCGCTGCCCATGCAGCAATTGGTTTCGCTGCCGTTGTCGCGGCGCCGCTTTGTGTTCCCCGGCAGAAGACGAGGAACCTTGCGAGGTTGAAGCAGCTAGAGGCTGCGGAGAATGGAACTCTTGTGGTGAATGACATTAACACCATTGATAGCCTAGTTGATCGGCTTCAAACCGCGGTGGAAGCTGATAAGGCTTTCGTGCGGTTTGCGTTGGAGAGGGGAAGGGAGAGACATCCGATTCAGGAGGTGCTTAAACAGCTTAGAAAGAACCAACCTGTTTTGGAGCATTTGCTTGGGGATCTTGAGCAACATATATTCTTCTGCTTTTACAGTGTTAACAAGGCCAGATATGCGCTTCTCAAAGAGATATGCCATCATCAAACTCTATAG